In one Hymenobacter sp. DG25B genomic region, the following are encoded:
- the murD gene encoding UDP-N-acetylmuramoyl-L-alanine--D-glutamate ligase, with product MNIVILGAAESGVGAALLAQAKGHTVFVSDRGPIQLPYKQKLMAAGIPYEEGTHTLERVLAADEVVKSPGIPEKAPVIQALREKKTPIISEIEFAGRYTKAKCICITGTNGKTTTTLLTYHLLKEAGLKVGLAGNVGFSLAEQVIQDKHEYYVVELSSFQLDDTHDFQPWVAVLLNITPDHLDRYGYSLENYAKAKLRIARNLDSNGYFIYNADDEVIQQEFAAAFYETNQLPFSLHHRHDYHLAAYYTAEDRMCTNLNPGLATGGQEISTAASPLIGQHNKQNTLAAVLCARVAGLEPEQIEAALGTFRNADHRLQPVGEINGAMFINDSKATNVEAAWYALDGIHQPIIWIAGGTDKGNDYTSLVPLAQSRVKALICLGVDNEKLKTVFGPVVPHLEETQSVATAVRRAAELAAPGDVVLLSPACASFDLFKNYEDRGRQFAQAVEKMSAEM from the coding sequence ATGAACATCGTAATTCTCGGAGCGGCAGAGAGTGGAGTAGGGGCGGCCCTGTTGGCGCAGGCCAAAGGCCACACCGTGTTTGTCTCAGACCGGGGCCCCATTCAGCTGCCCTACAAGCAAAAGCTGATGGCGGCTGGCATTCCCTACGAGGAAGGCACGCACACCCTGGAGCGGGTGCTGGCGGCGGATGAAGTGGTGAAAAGCCCCGGTATTCCGGAGAAAGCGCCCGTCATTCAGGCCCTGCGCGAGAAGAAGACGCCCATTATCTCGGAAATTGAGTTTGCCGGCCGCTATACCAAAGCCAAATGCATCTGCATTACGGGCACCAACGGCAAAACCACAACCACGCTGCTCACCTATCACCTGCTGAAAGAAGCCGGGCTGAAGGTAGGCCTGGCGGGCAATGTGGGCTTTTCGCTGGCCGAGCAGGTTATTCAGGATAAGCACGAGTACTACGTGGTGGAGCTGAGCTCTTTCCAGCTCGATGACACCCACGACTTCCAGCCCTGGGTGGCGGTGCTGCTCAACATCACCCCCGACCACCTGGACCGCTACGGCTATTCGCTGGAAAACTATGCGAAAGCCAAGCTGCGCATTGCCCGCAATCTGGACAGCAACGGGTATTTCATTTACAATGCCGATGACGAGGTAATTCAGCAGGAGTTTGCCGCGGCTTTCTACGAAACCAACCAGCTGCCTTTCAGCCTGCACCACCGCCACGACTACCACCTAGCGGCGTATTACACGGCCGAAGACCGGATGTGTACCAACCTGAACCCCGGCCTAGCCACTGGTGGCCAGGAAATCAGCACGGCTGCCTCACCGCTAATTGGGCAGCATAACAAGCAAAATACGCTGGCTGCCGTGCTGTGCGCCCGGGTGGCGGGTCTGGAGCCCGAGCAGATTGAAGCAGCGCTGGGTACCTTCCGCAACGCCGACCACCGCTTGCAGCCCGTTGGCGAAATCAACGGCGCCATGTTCATCAACGACTCCAAAGCCACCAACGTGGAAGCGGCCTGGTATGCGTTGGATGGCATCCATCAGCCCATTATCTGGATTGCGGGCGGCACCGATAAAGGCAACGACTACACCTCCCTGGTACCGCTGGCCCAGTCCCGTGTGAAGGCCCTGATTTGCCTGGGCGTGGACAACGAAAAGCTGAAAACCGTTTTTGGCCCCGTGGTGCCGCACCTGGAGGAAACGCAAAGCGTGGCCACCGCCGTGCGCCGCGCCGCCGAGCTGGCCGCGCCCGGCGACGTGGTGCTGCTCTCCCCGGCCTGCGCCTCCTTCGATCTGTTTAAAAACTACGAGGACCGCGGCCGGCAATTTGCCCAGGCGGTGGAAAAAATGAGCGCTGAGATGTAA
- the murG gene encoding undecaprenyldiphospho-muramoylpentapeptide beta-N-acetylglucosaminyltransferase, which produces MPHSKHHSANSTSGPLRLIISGGGTGGHIFPAVAIANEVRRRQPDAEILFVGANGRMEMTRVPEAGYQIVGLDVTGLQRRLTPKNLMFPVRVFRSVRKAGKLLEEFKPDAVVGVGGYASAPVLLAATSRAIPTLIQEQNSYAGLVNKLLARRVNKICVAYEGMESFFPAEKLVITGNPVRTEIASGNREEALKFFGLDPARPVLLVIGGSLGARTLNQSTAAALPRLREAGVQLLWQTGKTYFAEAEQQAAPFADSNLKALEFIQRMDLAYAAADVVISRAGALSVSELCLTGKPSILVPSPNVAEDHQTKNAMALVRRDAAVLVSDAEAPGRLYNEALALLQDKARQQQLSTNVRQLAHPEATGTIVDQLLALVSRP; this is translated from the coding sequence ATGCCGCATTCCAAGCACCATAGCGCCAACTCAACTTCCGGGCCCCTCCGCCTTATCATTAGCGGAGGCGGTACGGGTGGCCATATATTCCCGGCCGTGGCCATTGCCAACGAAGTGCGCCGCCGCCAGCCCGACGCGGAAATCCTGTTTGTGGGTGCCAACGGCCGCATGGAGATGACGCGGGTACCCGAGGCTGGCTACCAGATTGTGGGCCTGGATGTAACGGGTCTGCAGCGCCGCCTGACGCCCAAAAACCTGATGTTTCCGGTGCGCGTGTTTCGCTCGGTGCGCAAGGCCGGCAAGCTGCTGGAAGAGTTTAAGCCCGATGCCGTGGTAGGAGTGGGGGGCTACGCCTCGGCGCCCGTGCTGCTGGCGGCTACTTCCCGCGCCATTCCTACGCTCATTCAGGAACAAAACTCCTACGCCGGCCTGGTAAACAAGCTGCTGGCCCGCCGCGTGAATAAAATCTGCGTGGCGTATGAAGGCATGGAGTCATTTTTTCCGGCCGAGAAGCTGGTGATAACCGGTAACCCCGTGCGCACGGAAATTGCCAGCGGTAATCGGGAAGAAGCCCTGAAATTCTTTGGCCTTGATCCGGCCCGGCCCGTACTGCTGGTAATAGGCGGCAGTCTGGGGGCCCGCACCCTGAATCAGTCTACGGCCGCCGCGCTGCCGCGCCTGCGCGAAGCCGGCGTGCAGTTGCTCTGGCAAACCGGCAAAACCTACTTTGCTGAGGCAGAGCAGCAGGCGGCGCCGTTTGCCGACAGTAATCTGAAAGCCCTGGAATTCATTCAGCGCATGGACCTGGCCTACGCCGCGGCCGATGTGGTGATTAGCCGCGCCGGAGCGCTGTCGGTGTCGGAGCTGTGCCTCACGGGCAAGCCGAGCATTCTGGTGCCCTCGCCCAACGTGGCCGAAGACCATCAAACCAAAAACGCCATGGCTCTGGTGCGCCGCGATGCTGCCGTGCTGGTTTCCGATGCCGAAGCCCCCGGCCGTTTATATAATGAAGCGCTGGCTTTGCTGCAGGATAAGGCCCGGCAGCAGCAGCTCAGTACCAACGTGCGTCAACTGGCACACCCCGAGGCAACCGGGACCATTGTGGATCAACTTTTAGCCCTAGTATCCCGCCCATGA
- a CDS encoding UDP-N-acetylmuramoyl-L-alanyl-D-glutamate--2,6-diaminopimelate ligase — protein sequence MESSLSHPLSFLLTGLNVVAQHGPAEVAVRGLTLDSRQAAPGLAFFALRGAATDGHQFIPKAVEQGVSVIFCEELPTELNPATTYVQVPDSAAAMAFVAAAFYGQPSRKLKLVGITGTNGKTTCATVLHKLFRELGYHVGLLSTVQNQIDEEVIPATHTTPDAIRLNELLARMVQAGCSHVFMEVSSHAVVQHRVTGLHFAGGVFTNLTHDHLDYHGTFDEYLKAKKGFFDALPKTAFALTNADDKRGMVMLQNTAARRETYSLRGPATFRARLIENAVHGLHLEVGGHEVQFRLIGVFNAYNILAIYGAAVLLGEDAAEVLTVLSGLTSAPGRFEPVVSAKTRVTGIVDYAHTPDALENVLDTIADIRQPQQQVITVVGCGGNRDGAKRPIMANLACKGSDRVILTSDNPRFEDPNDILAQMQAGVLPQDLGKVLTIADRREAIKTACALAGPGDIVLVAGKGHETYQEIKGVRSAFDDKQTLQEMFTLLGK from the coding sequence ATGGAATCTTCTCTCTCGCACCCCCTTTCGTTTCTGCTGACCGGCCTGAATGTAGTGGCCCAGCACGGCCCGGCCGAGGTGGCAGTGCGCGGCCTTACGCTGGACTCGCGGCAGGCAGCTCCCGGGCTGGCCTTCTTCGCCCTGCGCGGCGCCGCTACTGATGGGCACCAGTTTATTCCGAAGGCGGTGGAGCAGGGGGTAAGCGTTATTTTCTGCGAAGAGCTGCCCACCGAGCTGAACCCCGCCACCACCTACGTGCAGGTGCCCGACAGCGCGGCCGCCATGGCTTTTGTGGCCGCCGCTTTCTACGGGCAGCCTTCCCGCAAGCTCAAGCTGGTGGGCATTACGGGTACCAACGGCAAAACCACCTGCGCCACGGTGCTGCACAAGCTCTTCCGGGAGCTGGGCTACCATGTGGGCCTGTTGAGCACGGTGCAGAATCAGATTGACGAGGAGGTAATTCCGGCCACGCACACCACGCCCGATGCCATCCGGCTGAACGAGTTGCTGGCGCGTATGGTGCAGGCCGGCTGCTCCCACGTGTTTATGGAGGTAAGCTCCCACGCCGTGGTGCAGCACCGCGTCACGGGCCTGCACTTCGCGGGCGGTGTGTTTACCAACCTCACCCACGACCACCTCGACTACCACGGCACATTTGATGAGTATCTGAAAGCCAAAAAAGGCTTTTTCGATGCGCTGCCGAAAACGGCGTTTGCCTTGACCAATGCTGACGACAAGCGCGGCATGGTGATGCTGCAGAACACCGCCGCCCGCCGCGAAACCTACTCGCTGCGCGGTCCGGCCACGTTCCGGGCCCGGCTGATTGAAAATGCCGTGCATGGCCTGCACCTGGAGGTAGGCGGCCACGAAGTGCAGTTCCGCCTCATTGGGGTGTTCAACGCTTATAACATCCTGGCCATTTATGGCGCGGCGGTGCTGCTGGGCGAAGATGCCGCCGAGGTGCTCACCGTACTATCGGGGCTGACCTCCGCGCCCGGGCGTTTTGAGCCGGTGGTTTCAGCGAAAACCCGCGTAACGGGCATTGTAGACTACGCCCACACGCCCGATGCGCTGGAAAATGTGCTCGATACCATTGCCGATATCCGCCAGCCCCAGCAGCAGGTGATTACCGTGGTGGGTTGCGGCGGCAACCGCGACGGGGCCAAGCGCCCCATCATGGCCAACCTGGCCTGCAAGGGTTCCGATAGAGTAATTCTGACTTCGGACAACCCCCGCTTCGAAGACCCCAATGATATTCTGGCCCAAATGCAGGCCGGCGTACTGCCCCAGGACCTGGGCAAAGTACTCACCATTGCCGACCGGCGCGAGGCCATCAAAACCGCTTGCGCCTTGGCCGGCCCCGGCGACATTGTGCTGGTAGCCGGCAAAGGCCACGAAACTTATCAGGAAATCAAAGGCGTACGCTCCGCCTTCGACGACAAACAGACACTACAGGAAATGTTTACGCTATTGGGAAAATGA
- the mraY gene encoding phospho-N-acetylmuramoyl-pentapeptide-transferase codes for MLYYLFTYLYKTYHLPGAGVFQFISFRAAMAVVTSLIIAQFFGKPLIRILQRKQIGESIRDLGLTGQMEKKGTPTMGGLIILLAILVPVLLFAKLDNVYIVLMLLSTVWLGLIGFVDDYIKVVKKDKEGLAGRFKVLGQIGLGLTVGWVLFFSKDVTVRQYLLPNGELSAVDASTVYQDVKLMITTIPFAKNNELNYGNLFSYAGPYFNGLYSILYIPIVILIITAVSNGANITDGLDGLAAGTSAIIGITLAIFAFVSGNSVLADYLDIMYIPNSGELVIFCTAFVGACVGFLWYNSYPAQVFMGDTGSLAIGGIIAVLALIVRKELLIPVLCGIFLIENLSVMVQVGYFKYTRRKYGEGRRLLRMSPLHHHYQKLGYHESKIVSRFWIVGIMLAVLTLVTLKLR; via the coding sequence ATGCTCTATTACCTTTTTACGTATCTCTATAAGACTTACCACCTGCCGGGCGCGGGTGTTTTCCAGTTTATTTCGTTTCGGGCGGCCATGGCGGTGGTTACTTCGCTCATTATCGCGCAGTTTTTTGGCAAGCCGCTCATCCGCATCCTTCAGCGCAAGCAAATAGGGGAGAGCATCCGCGACCTGGGCCTGACGGGCCAGATGGAGAAAAAAGGCACACCTACCATGGGCGGCCTCATTATCCTGCTGGCCATTCTGGTGCCGGTACTGCTGTTTGCCAAGCTTGATAACGTGTACATCGTGCTGATGCTGCTGAGCACCGTGTGGCTGGGCCTGATTGGGTTTGTGGATGACTACATCAAAGTAGTAAAGAAGGATAAGGAAGGCCTGGCCGGGCGCTTTAAGGTGCTGGGTCAGATTGGTTTGGGTCTTACGGTAGGTTGGGTGCTGTTCTTCAGCAAGGACGTAACCGTGCGCCAGTACCTGCTGCCCAACGGGGAGCTGTCGGCGGTAGATGCCAGCACCGTGTATCAGGATGTGAAGCTGATGATTACCACCATTCCCTTCGCCAAAAACAACGAGCTGAACTACGGCAACCTGTTCAGCTACGCCGGCCCGTACTTCAACGGGCTGTACAGCATCCTCTACATTCCCATTGTTATTCTGATTATCACGGCCGTATCCAACGGCGCGAACATCACCGATGGTCTCGACGGGCTGGCGGCCGGAACTTCGGCCATCATTGGTATTACGCTGGCCATTTTCGCCTTCGTGAGCGGTAACTCGGTTTTGGCTGATTACCTCGACATCATGTACATCCCCAACTCCGGGGAGCTGGTAATCTTCTGTACGGCCTTTGTGGGGGCGTGCGTGGGTTTCCTGTGGTACAACAGCTATCCGGCGCAGGTATTTATGGGCGACACCGGCTCTTTGGCCATTGGCGGCATCATTGCGGTGCTGGCCCTCATTGTGCGCAAAGAGCTGCTGATTCCGGTACTGTGCGGCATTTTCCTGATTGAAAACCTGTCGGTAATGGTGCAGGTGGGCTACTTCAAATACACCCGCCGCAAGTACGGCGAAGGCCGCCGTTTGCTGCGCATGTCACCGCTGCACCACCACTACCAAAAGCTGGGCTACCACGAGTCTAAAATTGTGTCCCGGTTCTGGATTGTGGGCATTATGCTGGCCGTGCTCACGCTCGTAACCCTGAAGCTGCGCTAA
- a CDS encoding FtsW/RodA/SpoVE family cell cycle protein codes for MNIINNWLRNNLKGDPVLWGIVILFSLISIAVVYSATGTLAYKKMGGNTEYFLMKHTGLIFVGLFFMWLAHRIDYRHYSRLALYALLISVPLLIFTYFMGSNINEASRWLTIPVINQTFQPSDLAKLALIAHLASMLSRRQQHVQDFKTTLLPVMLWVGLICGIIIMSNASTALLLFATCLLLMFLGRVPLKQMAVMIAIGAVVGGIGLSTGQRFKTVQSRIENFTDKSKPVPFQLEHSYIAIATGGITGKGPGKSTERNILPHPYSDFIYAVIIEEYGLVGGVIVLFLYLAFLYRGLITVMNSYGAFGGLLSAGLSFSLVLQAMVNMGVAVGLGPITGLPLPLLSMGGTSLIFTGISIGIILSVSRGEREIRPMTGEPEDTVRIPKKTAYA; via the coding sequence ATGAACATCATCAACAACTGGCTGCGCAATAACCTGAAGGGCGACCCGGTCCTGTGGGGCATTGTTATTCTGTTCTCGCTGATCAGCATTGCGGTGGTGTACTCGGCCACCGGCACGCTGGCCTACAAGAAAATGGGCGGCAACACGGAGTACTTTCTCATGAAGCACACCGGCCTGATTTTCGTGGGGCTGTTCTTTATGTGGCTGGCGCACCGCATTGATTACCGGCACTACTCGCGCCTGGCGCTGTATGCCCTGCTGATTTCAGTGCCGCTATTGATTTTCACCTATTTCATGGGTTCCAACATCAACGAGGCCTCCCGCTGGCTGACGATTCCGGTTATCAACCAGACTTTTCAGCCTTCTGACCTGGCTAAGCTGGCGCTGATTGCGCACCTGGCTTCCATGCTCAGCCGCCGTCAGCAGCACGTGCAGGACTTTAAAACCACGCTGCTCCCCGTAATGCTGTGGGTAGGTTTGATTTGCGGCATCATCATCATGAGTAACGCCTCCACGGCGCTGCTGCTGTTTGCCACCTGCCTGCTGCTGATGTTCCTGGGTCGGGTGCCGCTGAAGCAGATGGCCGTGATGATTGCCATTGGCGCCGTAGTGGGCGGAATTGGTCTTTCCACGGGCCAGCGCTTTAAAACGGTGCAGTCGCGCATCGAGAACTTCACGGATAAGAGCAAGCCTGTGCCGTTTCAGCTGGAGCACAGCTACATAGCCATTGCTACGGGTGGCATTACCGGCAAAGGCCCCGGCAAAAGCACAGAGCGCAACATTCTGCCCCACCCATACTCCGACTTTATTTACGCCGTTATCATCGAGGAATATGGCCTGGTAGGCGGCGTTATCGTTCTGTTTTTATACCTGGCCTTCCTGTATCGGGGGCTGATTACGGTGATGAACAGCTACGGCGCTTTTGGCGGGTTGCTGTCGGCGGGGCTGAGCTTTAGTCTGGTGCTGCAGGCCATGGTAAACATGGGCGTGGCCGTGGGGCTGGGCCCCATTACCGGTCTGCCGCTGCCTTTGCTGAGTATGGGTGGTACCTCCCTCATTTTTACTGGTATCAGCATTGGTATCATTCTGAGCGTGAGCCGGGGAGAGCGGGAAATCCGCCCCATGACCGGCGAGCCCGAAGACACCGTCCGCATACCCAAGAAAACCGCTTACGCCTGA